The bacterium DNA segment TTAATAATGTCAATTTTTTTATACACACAGCATTCATTTTTTGTTTTTCCTTTTAAATAATGCTTCTCAAAAAAAAGTTATGCTTTAAAAGAAACAATCTTCAAAAGTATATCAAAAAGTGAATCTTTATGAAATACGCTTTTGATTGGCTATTGGTATCAGAATTTAAAGCAAGCTTTGTTTGCATTTATGCTTAAAATAATACTCCAATATACGTGCCCATGCTGGCGATACACAAATGGAGACGATCTACTGTCCCACTGATTATCTCTTTGGCAAGTGGTTTAAAATTCTGATTAAGTTTCTGAAAATTTCTCTCTTTCCACTCTTTGATGCTATGTTCTGGATAGTTACGATCCGCATAGGCGCGGTTAAGGAAATTTTCAATTGCGATATCGATTTTCGATGCTTTTGTTATAACCTACACTGGTAGAAAAAAAAGGAACAGAAGGAGAACTCTCGATAAAGATTTTTTTTGCATAAATGACCTATTTTTAAAGAAGCTATGTTTAAAAAATGTACTAAAAGCTTTTAGTTTGGGCAAATATTGATTGTTTACATTTGCATAAATGATCTTTTTTATAGAATAATTGTGATTGCTTATTGTACTGCTTATTTTTATAAGTAATTCTACTCGATTCTTTATACCTTGCAATCTGACATATTGTTTTAAATAGTTTACAATGATAACAAATAAGTTTTTTGAAAATGAAATATGGAAATTATCGCATTTCAACAGCATGTCAAAGCTTTTTACGCGAAAGCAAAGCGAGAATTTGTATGGCGCTATGTTGCCGATCCGTATCTGGTTGTTGTGTCAGAATTTATGCTACAGCAGACACAGACAGCACGAGTAGTTGAAAAATATAATCTGTTTATAAAAGTATTGCCGACCTTTCAAGCGCTTGCCGCATGTTCAAATCATCAACTATTTCAACTGTGGCATGGACTTGGTTATAACAGGCGCGCGCTGTACCTCAAACAGTTTGCACAATGGGTAGTCGAAGATCATAATGGCAAGTTGCCTGCCGATCCTGCACTGTTGCAAACTCAAAAAGGCCTTGGGCATGCGACGGCAAGCTCGATCTGTGCCTTTGCATTTAACATGCCAACAGTATTTATTGAAACGAATATTAGAACCGTTTTTTTGCACCATTTTTTCAGTCAACAGGCCGAAGTTACTGACAAGCAGATTGTGCCACTTGTCCAACAAGCAGTAGATCAAACTGCTCCCAGGTCGTGGTATTATGCTTTGATGGATTATGGGGTATTTTTAAAAAAGCAGCTACCCAATCCATCACGCGCAAGTGCACATCATGCAAAACAGTCAAAATTTGAAGGTTCCGACAGGCAGGTCCGAGGCCAGATCGTTAAATTTTTGGTAGAAGTTCATCGCGTACATAAAAGCACGCTTGAACAACAGTTAAAACAGCTTTTTCCAAATAAGACCGACAAAAAAATAGCTGGAATTTTAAGCAAAATGGTCGCAGAGCAGTTAATTAAAATGGCTGACGATAGTTTTTATTTATAAACAAGCGGCACGTACTAACTCAATTTGCGTCAAAACTGTTTTTAAAAAAAGTTTTGTATTTCCCGTATTTGGAAGACATTCCAACATTTCATACAAAATCTGCAATATCTGATTGATGTAGTTTGGTGAAAAATGTGAGGCATGAATAGCTCGTTTCTGTTCCTGCCAAAAACCGATAATCTTATATAAAAGCGCTTGGGCAGATTCTTCAGAGATTTTTGCTCGGTCACATTCCTGCAATATCACTGTGATTGCTTGTGGCTTTGAGGTACAGTGCAGAAAAAAAAACTCAAACTGAATATCTACCTCCTCGTTTTGAAGACAAACAGGCAAGCAGCGTGATCTAATGGTGGACAATAAAGCCGCTGGTTGGTGAGTAAGTAAAATAAAATGGTATCCAGCTGGCGGTTCTTCCAAAATTTTCAGCAAAGCATTGCTGCAAATTATTGATAAAAGTTCTGCATGTTCAATAATAAAAAAAAAGCGCTCGTTTTGATTTAACATAAACTTGCTTTTTTCTCGTATTGGCACCAGGTCATCAAGCACATATCCCTTTGTGGTCGTAAGCCACATGATTTGAGAATGCTGCCTATTTTGGATTTGTATGCATGCCACACAACTTGTACAGTTGTTGAAAGGGCAAAAAAGACTACGCAAAGTAGCACATACTCTCTTTTCAGTTATCTTTTCTGTTCCAATATACAGCTGCGCACTAGGAATTATCATAGTAAAATACCCTGTCCCCAGCGTGAGGTTAAAAATTCTGAAACCATTTTATAGGTATTTTCAAGCAGCGCGTCCGGATTGAGTGTACCATCAACGGTTATGACATTATTTTTTGAGGCAAAAATTTCCAAAAAACCGTTTCTGACTTTTTCTAAAAATGTAGCTTCTTTCTCAAACGTGTTTGCATTGCCACGCTTGTTAATTCGTTCAACAGCCAGCCAAACAGGGGTATCAACAAAAATAATAAGGTCAGGTTCACAGTGATCCATCGTCCACCGATTCACATATTGAATGAACTCAATATCAAGACCACGTGCATAGCCTTGATACGCCAAAGAAGAGTCAGCCATTCGATCAGAAAGAATGATAGATCCTCTTGCAAGTTCCGGCAGTACAAAATCATTCATATGTTGCGCACGATCCGCAGCAAATAGGAGGTATTCAGCTTTTGTGCAGATCGGCATCTGTTGTGCGTGTAAAAGTTGACGTAAATACTTACCCAACATGCTGCTGCCAGGCTCTTTTGTTAAGAGTACATCAAGCCTTTCAGTAACCATTCTTTGATGCAAAAGTTTAATTAATGTGCTTTTACCAGCACCATCAATACCTTCAACACTTATTAAAATACCTTTATTTGCCTTCTTCATTCTCTAAAACCTTATTTAAATACAACACAAAAAATGACTCCCAGACACGACATAACTGTTTTTATTGATTATACTACAATTAACAGGTAATGTAGAGATTAAAAATATGAAAAAAGTAATAATAGAACCGGGATGCATTAGTTGTGGGAGTTGTGAATTTATCTGCCCTGCGGTGTTTGAAGTTACCGATAAATCATACATTAAAGAGGCTATCGACACTGATACTTGGTCTGAGAAAATAAAAGAAGCTGCAAGAAAATGCCCTGTACAGGTAATAAAGTATGAAAAATAATCAAAAACCGGTTGCACAAACTCTTGTGCATACACTTTTGAATGGTGCGGTAAAGCTTTTTGCCGATCGCATTTTTTTGTTGTACAAAGACCAGACGTACTCCTATCAACAGTTTTTTAATATGGTCATGCATTGTGCTGAAAAAATGCTTACCGCTGGCGTTAAAATAGATGATAGAGTACTGCTTGTTGCCGAAAACACCCCCCTTTTTTATGTTGGCTATTTTGCCAGTTGGCAGATCGGGGCAGTGGCAGTTCCTGTAAATAATTTCTTAAAACTGGCAGAAATTCAGCATATCATTACAGACTGTCAGCCTGTTTTTTTAATTTGTGATGATCACAGGGTTGAGTTGTTGCAAAATGAAACAGTCAAAACAGTGTTTAAAGGTATTTTTACACAGCAATTAATGTCTTCTGATCCGTGGCAAAAAGAGCCGACCAATCCACCCTTCGACCAACTTGGTCCAGATAAACTGGCTGTACTTGTCTATACATCAGGCACAACTGGAGTGCCAAAAGGCGTGATGCTGAGTTCCCGAAATATCTTAACAAACATTAATCAGTGTGTTACTCGACTTGAAATAGGTTCTGAAGAACGGGTTTTATGTGTATTACCGCTTTTTCATGTATTTACGCAGATTACCTGCGTCTGGTTGGCAATAAAGCAGGGAGTATCAGTTGTTATTGTTCCAAAAATAGAACGTAGCCATATTATTGATGGCTTGGCCAAAAAACCGACCATTGTGCTCGGTGTTCCTGCATTATTCGGTCTGTTCTGTTTATTCAGGAATCTTGATTTTTCACACGTTCGACTGTTTGTCGCGGGTGGTGATGCGATGCCTGATAAAATCAGATCTTTGTTTGCGCTTTTATACGGACGCAAGATTATTAATGGTTATGGATTAAGCGAGGCATCGCCTGTTGTTGCAGTGCATCTGGATGATGTCATGACCTACACAAACACGATTGGAAAACCACTTGATGGCATCTCTTACCAGATCCGGCCGTTGACCGATCTGTCGCAGAGTCCATACACGAACCCCTATCAGATAGGACAGCTTTTTATTCGGGGCGACAATGTCATGCTCGGCTATTATCATGATCAAAAAGCAACTGAACATGCATTGCCAAATGGTTGGCTTGACACGGGTGACTGTGCATATTTTGATAACGATGAAAATATTGTTATCACTGGCCGTGAAAAGGATCTGATCATCAGCAAAGGGTTCAATATCTACCCGCAGGAAGTTGAAAATATCATTGCGCTTTCGCAGGCTGTCATTCGAGTTGCAGTAGTGGGCAAAGATGACCAGATGCATGGGCAAGTTCCTATCGCATTTGTTCAGTTGCGACAAGAACAAAAAGGAATTGAGAAAGAACTTTCAAAACTATGTGCTCACCATCTTGCCAGCTATAAAATTCCCCGTCTTTTTAAATGCAGCACCGAAGCTTTACCAACAACAGCAACTGGCAAAGTTGATAAAAAACAGTTAAAAAAACAGCTTCAAGAAAACTGATTTAAAAAAAACTTAAAAATAATTTAAAGAGAAGAACTGGCACAGTCATAAAAAAGTCCCACATTCCTTTTAATGCAGCAAAAAATCCTGCAGAATTAGATAGCTTTTCAAATAGCATAGCCAGCCAACCTTTATTTTCGTTGGTACCAGTTGATGGTATATTAGCTGGTTTTACCGTTACCGAAACGGCCGTTGTTTCGGGCTCATTTTTATTTGCTTCAAGCTTGTTATCCTCTATCTGTTCGGTATGTTTTTTTGGTATTTCAACTTGCACATCAATCGGTTTTTCAATGTCTGTCGGGATATTCACATGCGCATCTGCAAGGTCAATGTGTACGACAGATTCGGTTTCTGGTTTAGGATCAATGTTTCGATTATTGGCTATCCGTGTTGCGGTTGTTGACAAAAGCCTGTGTGGCTCTTGGGCATATAGCTCGCGATTTAATGCTGAAAACTTAGATCTGTCCAAACTTATGCTGGAAAAATAGTTCAAAGCAAAAGGAACAACGATTAAAAACGTTACATAAAAAACTTTACTTACTGTCATGATAAACTCCAGGATGTAAAACTTTATTTTCTACTGCTCACGTTTTTTAGCATACAGTTCTTTTAATAGTTGTCACTCTTTTTTTAAAAAATTTTTTCAAAGCTATGTTTTTATAAACCAAAATCTTTTCAAGCGACCCCTCCAAGCCATTTCAAAATTCCCCAGAAGCCCTCTGTGGCTGTTGTCACTATATTCCAGAATACGGTCGAAATATTTGAAATCAAGCTAGAATTGTTTAAAGGTGGTACTGGGCTTTGGTTTGGTGTTTGTGTTGATTGGGTTAGTCTTTCAAGTCCTTTTTTATGTTCTACTTTTTGCTCAGTGACTAATTGCTGATGTCTTTGAACGGTCTCATCCGATATTGTGAAGAACTGTTTAAGGTCTGTTTTTTTGGCATTGACTGGTTTCTTGTTATGATCAGTTGGTACAAGTGGCACAGGAGTATAGTCAATCGTGTGCTCTGTCCATTTCTCAGAATCATCGTGAGATTTGTCAGCGTCTGTTACTGGATTTTTAACAGATGATTGATTGTTTGAGTTTTCTGGATCGCCAAATTCAGGTACTGTTCCTTCCTGTTTCCATTCATCTTTTTTTATCAATGGTGTCCAACCTTCCATTCCTTCCTTCTGCATGTCCAGATCAAATATCTCTGGGCTATTCAGACCTTCTGTGCCCATTAGTTTGAATCCAGTAATATTTGCCAAAAGAGAATCTTTGAATGAATGACCTTCTTCGTTTGGTTTTGCTTCAAAAAAAAGGTTACTGGCTTTGATAAAAAATGTTTGATTTGCATACTCGGATTGTCCTATTGCAAGGATGACGGTGTTATAGTTTGGAATGCTATTTTGCTTGTTGAGATCTTCATTTATTGGTTTGACGGGATGATGATCAAATCCTAAGCTTTTAGGATCATCAAATGCGCCATCTTTTTCTACAACATAAACAGTTTTTGCGTCTATAACAAATTCTTGGTCCTTTTGTATTTTTTGAGGGCTTTCAAAATGTGCTCTACCCAAATCAAACACATGAGCGTGCGTTCCATTCAATGCTTTATTCTTCTTTTCGTCTTCAAGCATAGGTTCTATTTTTACGTTGTTACCAGTAACCTTCTTTTTAAAAAAAGGTATAACTCCAGTTGTTTTTATTTTTTCAAAGGTCTTGATTTCTGGAGCAGGAAATAATTCAGAGGCATATAATTGAAATGTTTTCCATTCAGCTTCCGTAACAGCCAACGGTCTACTTGTATTTAAACTAATTTTTTTACTTAACCACTTGATCCCTTGATTCATCCAGCCTTGCGTTTGCTGATGTGCCTTGCGGTCATAAACTATGAATGCCTTATCTTTAGCAGTATTGCTTTTAGAATAGAATTTAAAAGCATTTGAATACTTCAAGAGAACTTTGCTCAGCTCGTGGTGTAAAATAACTAATTTTTGAGCTTTTATATAAAGAGAAGATTCAGTGATACTAGGCTTGTCAAGATGTGAAAAAAGAGTATTTAACGTATCGGGTAACACAAGCACAAATGGTTTTTCCCCTTGATATTTAGATTGCTCATGTACAATACCTGTAAGATTTGTTTTTTTTGTTACTTTTTCAAGCCATTTAGCACCTAATGCTTCCAAAAAAATAGATCTACTCACTATAAATACATTAGCAGTATCAATTGCTATTTTAGCATCAGTAAAATCTGGAAAATCATACTCTCGAATAGTACAATTTAATAATGCATCAGGACTGATGGTATTTTTTATTTTATTTTGAAACTCACCAAAACTATCATAGCTGAGTTTCTTTACTGTCAACAAAGGCCTTTCACTTAATGCGCTGCTACCCTCCTCAACTGACGTCCATTGAGCACTCTCTAACCGCAAAAAAACCATACAATAGCTCGCAGCAATCAAACATAATCGTCTCTGCATAAAAACCCTTTTAAAATTTTTAAAAACACAAAAGGAGAGACTTGCGCCTCTCCCACCTTTTTTTTCTTCAGACTGATTACTTCATTTTTACTCTGCCTGACTGCTCAAGTTTTGGTAACAGAACTTTGTTAAGTACCTCATTTGCGTGATTTACCAGAACAACGCCAATTCCATTTGTTATATTTTCAATACCAACAAGATCATGCTTATTTCGATCGGGTAAAATAACATACGGAACTTTGTTTCTGACGGCTGCCAAGATCTTTTCTTTGACACCGCCGATCGGCATCACTTCACCACGCAGGTTTAGTTCTCCAGTCATTACATATTGTGCACTAATTGGCCGTAAAGTCAATGCAGATAGAATTGCAGTGAGCATGGTAATGCCTGCAGAAGGGCCATCTTTGGGCACTGCACCTGCCGGAACGTGAATATGTAGATCATGTTTTGTAAACAAGCAGTCGTTGATTCCAAACTCTTTTGCATGTGCACGAGCGTAACTGAGTGCCGCTTGTGCTGACTCCTTCATCACGTCACCAAGTTGTCCGGTCAACGTTAGTTTTCCTTTTCCGGGCATGAGCACTGCCTCAATTTTTATAATCTCACCACCAAATGCTGTCCATGCAAGGCCATTTGAGATACCGATCTGATCATTTTTCAGATGAATGTCTTCAAGAAATCGACGTGGTCCAAGCAGATTTTCAATATTGTTAGCATCAACCTGAATCAATGTATCATGTTCGACCAGCTGACGTGCGACTTTTGAACAGAGCTTTCGAATGAGCCGTTCAAGTTGGCGAACACCAGATTCGCGCGTGTAGTTCATCACAAGGTCGGTTAGCACTGTCTCAGAAAGATCGACCGGTTTTTGATCAAGGCCTGCGTCATGAATCGATTTTTTAATCAGATATTTTTTACCAATGCTCACCTTTTCTTCAAGGGTATATCCACTTAACTCGATAATTTCAAGTCGATCACGCAATGGTTCTGAAATAGTGTCGATCGTATTTGCAGTTGCGATGAACATCGCTTTTGAAAGGTCAAAAGGAATACCCAGATAGTTATCATAAAATGTCTTATTTTGATGTGGATCAAGCACTTCAAGCATGGCAGCAGATGGATCTCCACGAAAATCTGATCCGATTTTATCAAGCTCATCAATGACCAGTACCGGATTACACGAGCCCGCTTTTCGCATCGCCTGAATAAATCGTCCTGGCATTGCACCAACATACGTACGTCGATGGCCACGAATTTCCGCTTCATCTTTGACGCCACCCAATGAGATCCGTGCATATTTTCTACCCAAGCTTGCTGCAATCGATTGGCCAAGCGAAGTCTTGCCTGTTCCCGGAGGACCAACCAGACACAAGATAGGACCAAAGCCATTTTTTTTCAAGTTGCGCACAGAGATAAAATCCAAAATTCTTTCTTTAATATCACCCAAGCCATAATGCTCTTGGTCAAGGATCGCTTTTGCATGAGCAATATCCAGATTATCTTCCGTTTCAACGCCCCATGGCAATGCAAAGATCCATTCCAGATGATTTCTGGTAACAGTTGCCTCCAAAGAATCAGGCGCGGTGCGTTCAAGTCTGTTGATTTGACGATTGATTTCGTGCCGAATTTCTTCAGATACAGGAAGAACAGAAAGTTTTTGTCGCATTGTTTCAATCTCTTCAATGTCATCTTCGCCTAGCTCCTGCTTGATTGCTTTCAGCTGTTCGCGCAAGTAAAACTCTTTTTGTGACTGATTGATTGAGTTGCGAGCTTCGTTGCGTATCTTTTCCTGAATCTCTGAGATCTCCGCCTCCTTGCTGAGCAGTGTGTATAACTTTTCCAAAAAGTCATGCTGCGTTCTACTTTCTAATAAAATCTGTGCCTGTGTTACTTTTAATGTTAAATGTGAAAGAATAAAATCAGCTATTTTTTCTGTGTCCTGCATTTTTGAAAGTATCACATGAAAATCTGGAGAAAAAGTGCCACCGTTTGCAGCTGACATCTGTTCTGCAAGTGCTTTTATATTATTAACAATATGCGGTACGTTATTATCTTCTTCCTGTTCGAATGGAAAAGCTGTTACCTGTCCATACAAAACCTGTTCATCGCTATGCATTATTTCAACGGTTGCACGATATAAACCTTGAACCAAAACTTTAATGCCACCATCTGGAACTTTGATGATTCGCATAATTGATCCGACAGTACCGACCCGATATAGGTCCTCTGTACCAATTGAGCCATGTTGTTGCGCAGTATCTCTTGCGGCAAGTAATAAAACTAACTTTGATTCCTCAACGGATTGATTAATTCCCTGAATAATGCGTTCGTCTAAAACCAAAAGAGGTACTATAATATGAGGAAACACAACAACATCCATCGTAGGTATAATTGGTAAAATGTCAGGCACTACTTTGGGCATTGCCTCATTCACGAGATTTTTCATTAATCCCCCTCTATAAATAACATGTCTGTAAAGCCATGTTCCGTTTTTTCAGTTTCAAGTTTACGTTATACTCAAAAGCTTTCTCAAGATTTTAAGTTACAAAGGTTTAAAATTCTGTCATCATGCACAGTTGGGTATACTTAAATAAAGTAGCCGTTTATTAATTTTTAAAGCAAAATGAAAACTGACTAACCAATGAATAAAAAAAAGGAGGATCTATTGAGTATTTTAAGTCTTGAAAATATTTCCAAAAGCTTTTCGACCGGTATTCAACGGAAGGACATTTTACGCACTGTCTCGTTTGATTTTTGGCAGGATCATACGTATGCATTAATGGGAAAATCAGGATCGGGAAAGTCGACTCTGCTTCAGATATTGTGTGGGCTTTTAAAACCGGACTTTGGATCGGTCAAACTTGACGGCCAGGAGATTAATCAGTATGTGCAGGGTACGTTTGAAAGGTTTTTAAATGAAAAGATCGGCCTTATTTTTCAACAGCCTTATTTTATTCCAGAGCTCAATGTACTTGAAAATATTATGGTACCTCTGTTTGTAAAAACTGGTGACAAAGCACAAGCAACTGAAAAAGCTGTAGACTTACTTGAGCTTGTTGAGCTTTCTGACTATAACAATACACCCATCAAAGCATTGTCAGGTGGACAGCAACAAAGGGCAGGTATTGCTCGCGCACTTTGTAACCAACCATTATTTTTACTTGCAGATGAGCCAACCAGTGGACTTGACCAGGCTGCGGCAGCACACGTAACAGAAATTTTAAAAAAAGCACATACAGAGTATAATGTTGGCATCATTTTATCTACACATATGCATGATATTGCATCGCAAATGGATTATCAGATCGAGCTTTATCAGGGAATAGTACGTTTCAAATAATGCTAAGTTCAGGATAAAAGGTATGTTTAATAGAAAAACAATATTAAAAAAAACATTTCAAGTCGGTTTTTTAACGCAATTAAGTAGGTTTTTAGGAGTCATACGCGAGGTTTTAATGGTGCAATACCTCGGTGTTGGGGTTCTTTCTGATGCATTTATTACGGCATTTAAAGTTCCCAACTCTTTACGAAAAATTTTTGCAGAGGGAGCTCTTTCTGCCGCGCTTATCCCATCGATTGTTCAAGTATCAAAGCAAAAAAAACAGACTGATTTTGCGACACAGTTTATCACCGCGGCATTTCTGTTTTTTGAAGGCACCTGCTTTCTACTCGCTTTATTGTTTATGATACGCTCAGAAAATATCATAGATCTTATTGCCGTAGGTTTTTTACCAGAACAGAAAGCGGTCGCAAGCAGACTCCTTTTTATTTTAATGCCATTTATTTTATGTATTTCAATATCCTCTTTATTTGCAGGGGCATTGCAAGCACAAGGCCATTTTTTAATCCCAGCAGCAGGACCACTCGTTTTAAACATATTTTTTTTAGCAGCATTGACCTTATGTCTATTCAAACAGCTGGCCGTTTCATACTTATGTGTGTTCATAGTTGTTGCTGGAATGGTGCAGGCATTTATTCATTCCTATGCATACTATTTTTATCAGGGTGGTTTTTCATGGCCTGACAAAGCCGTTATTTCACCATTAAAACATATGATTAAAAAATTTCTGCTCTGTTTGCCAAGTATCTCATTTTCTGAAATAAACCTTTTTATTGATACCACCTTTGCATCATTATTGTCCTCAGGTTCTATTTCATTGTTATATTATGCAAATCGATTTATGGGTATTCCGTTAGGTGTCTTGGTTGGATCATTGACCACCGTGCTTTTGCCACAACTTTCACATATTGCACTCAGCTCTCCAAAACGGTTGTCTTTGTACATTTTTGAATCAATAAAGCTCATCTTATGGGTTACCATTCCCGTTACTATTGTGATGATCATTACAGCTCATCAGCTTTTTTATTCAACCTTTTTTTCAAAGAATTTTTCACTCGAACAGGTTGAAATAGCGGGAACGGTCCTTCAAGTATTCTGTGTGGGCCTTCCATTTTTGTCCTTAAATCGGCTTTTTTTGAATGTTTTCTATGCATTGCACAGAACATTTGTACCTGCAATAATTTCATTGATTTCAGTTGTTGTAAATATTGTATGTAACTATCTTTTACTGTATAACCTAAAGATTATAGGTTTGGCCCTTGCCACCTCAATTTCAGCTGTACTGCAGATGATTTTATTTATGATAGCATTGCATTATTATGGATACACGCTTTATCTGTCCAAACTTGCTGGGCTTTTGTTTAAATATATGATATGCTTGCTGGCAATTGGGATTCCGATAAAAAGCATTCACTACACAGTGTTGTTCTGGTTACCAAGTGGTGTTGTAGATATGTATGTAGGAACGCGATTTGGGTATTGGTTTTTGGCTGGGCCATTATCGATACTATTTTGTGTTCTCATTTTTCTGTCCCGCAAAAAAGCAGGGTTTCGTAGTTTTTTTATAGATTAAGGAATAAAGCGTATGAAAAATATTTATTCTGCTGGTATTGTAACGTATATAAAAGAAGGCAGTACCATCGAGTATCTTTTATTGAACTATCTGGG contains these protein-coding regions:
- the murJ gene encoding murein biosynthesis integral membrane protein MurJ, with protein sequence MFNRKTILKKTFQVGFLTQLSRFLGVIREVLMVQYLGVGVLSDAFITAFKVPNSLRKIFAEGALSAALIPSIVQVSKQKKQTDFATQFITAAFLFFEGTCFLLALLFMIRSENIIDLIAVGFLPEQKAVASRLLFILMPFILCISISSLFAGALQAQGHFLIPAAGPLVLNIFFLAALTLCLFKQLAVSYLCVFIVVAGMVQAFIHSYAYYFYQGGFSWPDKAVISPLKHMIKKFLLCLPSISFSEINLFIDTTFASLLSSGSISLLYYANRFMGIPLGVLVGSLTTVLLPQLSHIALSSPKRLSLYIFESIKLILWVTIPVTIVMIITAHQLFYSTFFSKNFSLEQVEIAGTVLQVFCVGLPFLSLNRLFLNVFYALHRTFVPAIISLISVVVNIVCNYLLLYNLKIIGLALATSISAVLQMILFMIALHYYGYTLYLSKLAGLLFKYMICLLAIGIPIKSIHYTVLFWLPSGVVDMYVGTRFGYWFLAGPLSILFCVLIFLSRKKAGFRSFFID
- a CDS encoding AMP-binding protein, whose protein sequence is MKNNQKPVAQTLVHTLLNGAVKLFADRIFLLYKDQTYSYQQFFNMVMHCAEKMLTAGVKIDDRVLLVAENTPLFYVGYFASWQIGAVAVPVNNFLKLAEIQHIITDCQPVFLICDDHRVELLQNETVKTVFKGIFTQQLMSSDPWQKEPTNPPFDQLGPDKLAVLVYTSGTTGVPKGVMLSSRNILTNINQCVTRLEIGSEERVLCVLPLFHVFTQITCVWLAIKQGVSVVIVPKIERSHIIDGLAKKPTIVLGVPALFGLFCLFRNLDFSHVRLFVAGGDAMPDKIRSLFALLYGRKIINGYGLSEASPVVAVHLDDVMTYTNTIGKPLDGISYQIRPLTDLSQSPYTNPYQIGQLFIRGDNVMLGYYHDQKATEHALPNGWLDTGDCAYFDNDENIVITGREKDLIISKGFNIYPQEVENIIALSQAVIRVAVVGKDDQMHGQVPIAFVQLRQEQKGIEKELSKLCAHHLASYKIPRLFKCSTEALPTTATGKVDKKQLKKQLQEN
- the lon gene encoding endopeptidase La, with the translated sequence MKNLVNEAMPKVVPDILPIIPTMDVVVFPHIIVPLLVLDERIIQGINQSVEESKLVLLLAARDTAQQHGSIGTEDLYRVGTVGSIMRIIKVPDGGIKVLVQGLYRATVEIMHSDEQVLYGQVTAFPFEQEEDNNVPHIVNNIKALAEQMSAANGGTFSPDFHVILSKMQDTEKIADFILSHLTLKVTQAQILLESRTQHDFLEKLYTLLSKEAEISEIQEKIRNEARNSINQSQKEFYLREQLKAIKQELGEDDIEEIETMRQKLSVLPVSEEIRHEINRQINRLERTAPDSLEATVTRNHLEWIFALPWGVETEDNLDIAHAKAILDQEHYGLGDIKERILDFISVRNLKKNGFGPILCLVGPPGTGKTSLGQSIAASLGRKYARISLGGVKDEAEIRGHRRTYVGAMPGRFIQAMRKAGSCNPVLVIDELDKIGSDFRGDPSAAMLEVLDPHQNKTFYDNYLGIPFDLSKAMFIATANTIDTISEPLRDRLEIIELSGYTLEEKVSIGKKYLIKKSIHDAGLDQKPVDLSETVLTDLVMNYTRESGVRQLERLIRKLCSKVARQLVEHDTLIQVDANNIENLLGPRRFLEDIHLKNDQIGISNGLAWTAFGGEIIKIEAVLMPGKGKLTLTGQLGDVMKESAQAALSYARAHAKEFGINDCLFTKHDLHIHVPAGAVPKDGPSAGITMLTAILSALTLRPISAQYVMTGELNLRGEVMPIGGVKEKILAAVRNKVPYVILPDRNKHDLVGIENITNGIGVVLVNHANEVLNKVLLPKLEQSGRVKMK
- the tmk gene encoding dTMP kinase; its protein translation is MKKANKGILISVEGIDGAGKSTLIKLLHQRMVTERLDVLLTKEPGSSMLGKYLRQLLHAQQMPICTKAEYLLFAADRAQHMNDFVLPELARGSIILSDRMADSSLAYQGYARGLDIEFIQYVNRWTMDHCEPDLIIFVDTPVWLAVERINKRGNANTFEKEATFLEKVRNGFLEIFASKNNVITVDGTLNPDALLENTYKMVSEFLTSRWGQGILL
- a CDS encoding A/G-specific adenine glycosylase: MEIIAFQQHVKAFYAKAKREFVWRYVADPYLVVVSEFMLQQTQTARVVEKYNLFIKVLPTFQALAACSNHQLFQLWHGLGYNRRALYLKQFAQWVVEDHNGKLPADPALLQTQKGLGHATASSICAFAFNMPTVFIETNIRTVFLHHFFSQQAEVTDKQIVPLVQQAVDQTAPRSWYYALMDYGVFLKKQLPNPSRASAHHAKQSKFEGSDRQVRGQIVKFLVEVHRVHKSTLEQQLKQLFPNKTDKKIAGILSKMVAEQLIKMADDSFYL
- a CDS encoding ABC transporter ATP-binding protein, giving the protein MNKKKEDLLSILSLENISKSFSTGIQRKDILRTVSFDFWQDHTYALMGKSGSGKSTLLQILCGLLKPDFGSVKLDGQEINQYVQGTFERFLNEKIGLIFQQPYFIPELNVLENIMVPLFVKTGDKAQATEKAVDLLELVELSDYNNTPIKALSGGQQQRAGIARALCNQPLFLLADEPTSGLDQAAAAHVTEILKKAHTEYNVGIILSTHMHDIASQMDYQIELYQGIVRFK
- a CDS encoding ferredoxin, with protein sequence MKKVIIEPGCISCGSCEFICPAVFEVTDKSYIKEAIDTDTWSEKIKEAARKCPVQVIKYEK